One Salinimonas marina DNA segment encodes these proteins:
- a CDS encoding DUF421 domain-containing protein: MFVDGATLDLVLRGLLLTALAMGWVVLLTRVNGLRSFSKMTNFDFVMTVAMGSLLAGASQSTNWDAFIQAGLAMAALFAVQYSAARLRRSSDKFEAMMQNTPIVLMRDGIILEDALRHTRVARSDLIAKLREANVLDFSQVRAVILETTGDISVLHGSDCSQDVLQGTTYIE; encoded by the coding sequence ATGTTTGTAGATGGTGCGACACTGGATCTTGTATTACGTGGTTTATTGCTTACGGCACTGGCCATGGGCTGGGTAGTATTACTTACACGGGTAAACGGGCTGCGCTCATTTTCCAAGATGACCAACTTTGATTTTGTTATGACGGTGGCAATGGGCTCCTTGCTGGCCGGCGCCAGTCAGTCGACAAACTGGGATGCTTTTATCCAGGCAGGCTTGGCGATGGCAGCATTATTTGCAGTGCAATACAGCGCGGCGCGACTGCGCCGCTCATCTGACAAATTTGAAGCCATGATGCAAAACACCCCGATCGTTCTGATGCGCGATGGAATAATTCTGGAGGATGCCCTGCGGCATACCCGCGTGGCTCGTAGCGATCTTATCGCCAAATTGCGTGAGGCAAATGTGCTGGATTTCTCGCAGGTTCGGGCGGTTATATTAGAAACAACCGGAGATATTTCGGTATTGCATGGCAGTGATTGTTCACAGGACGTATTGCAAGGCACCACCTACATTGAGTGA
- a CDS encoding TonB-dependent receptor, whose protein sequence is MKFTVSRASLWVSLSLVSGSALAVTDLPADMERIVVSGSRVVESIDEVPASVTVITKQDIQEHLKVTPELQSLLAMYVPGMGPDTGSSSNTGQTLRGRAPLVMIDGVPQSTPLRNGSLGVKTLDPSAIERIEVIKGATSIFGNGAAGGIINYITRTPRSDDGVEGDVSVSSRFSAVQPDESAGHRLEAAVNGRTQNWHYLLTASYEENGVQRDAEGDILGLQYGLSDAITQNYFAKLGYDFDADKQLQVSYNFYRSQQKTDLGDTFNGNKDLAVHVPPAEQKAGEPQGPDGNTNLMVKYTDLNIFSNTQLTLDYYDQSIENVFFFSPSLANPEGGYSGGQSVIKSEKEGLRATFNSQLSFDNIEATFIYGLDALNDVTSQPLVDGRVWVPEMDMNNVAGFVQSKWVYHEDLIIKAGVRRESISLEVDNYDTLRLCRQENQCSVPVAVTGGELDYDATTYNVAVKYQLNPAFHPFISYSQGADISDTGRLLRSATVTDIADIRTEASIIDNYEIGFTSQMSEAVRLEVAAYRSTSELGTSTRFDPTTGVYLPVRAPQEIWGYESIINYRVSPTLDLSATYSYVEGKDTQEDVYLGGRTVNPPKATLIANWRPTDTANLTLEYLYVGSRDRFNADENGAYSTDQAPVSSYNVVNVSGNYAFSSQWQGFLGVQNLLNEDYFPARAQAYTYGGYRVKGLGTTVNVGVTYQF, encoded by the coding sequence ATGAAGTTTACCGTTAGCCGCGCCAGCCTTTGGGTTTCCTTATCTCTTGTGTCGGGCTCTGCCCTGGCCGTCACCGACCTGCCTGCCGATATGGAACGAATCGTGGTTTCTGGTAGCCGGGTGGTAGAAAGTATTGATGAAGTACCGGCTTCTGTTACGGTTATTACCAAGCAGGATATCCAGGAACATCTTAAGGTTACCCCTGAGCTGCAAAGTTTGTTGGCCATGTATGTCCCTGGTATGGGGCCGGATACCGGCAGCTCCAGTAACACCGGTCAGACCTTGCGCGGACGAGCGCCGTTGGTGATGATTGACGGTGTGCCACAGTCTACCCCGCTTCGAAATGGCTCGCTGGGGGTCAAAACCCTTGATCCCAGTGCCATTGAACGTATCGAAGTTATTAAAGGTGCGACTTCCATTTTTGGTAACGGTGCGGCCGGCGGTATTATCAACTACATCACGCGCACCCCCAGAAGCGACGATGGCGTTGAGGGTGATGTATCTGTTTCCAGCCGCTTCAGTGCGGTGCAGCCCGATGAAAGCGCAGGCCATCGTCTGGAAGCTGCGGTCAACGGCCGCACTCAAAACTGGCATTATCTGCTGACGGCCAGCTATGAAGAAAACGGCGTTCAGCGTGATGCCGAAGGGGATATCCTGGGGCTGCAGTATGGGTTGTCTGATGCCATTACCCAAAACTATTTTGCCAAACTGGGCTACGACTTTGATGCTGATAAACAGCTACAGGTAAGCTACAACTTTTATCGCTCCCAGCAAAAAACCGATTTGGGCGATACCTTCAATGGCAATAAAGATTTGGCAGTGCATGTGCCCCCTGCCGAGCAAAAGGCGGGCGAACCACAGGGGCCAGATGGCAATACTAATCTGATGGTGAAATACACCGACCTGAATATTTTTTCCAATACCCAGCTGACCCTCGATTATTATGATCAGAGCATAGAAAATGTGTTTTTCTTTTCCCCGAGTCTGGCCAACCCTGAAGGCGGCTATAGCGGTGGCCAGTCGGTAATAAAATCCGAAAAGGAAGGACTACGCGCCACCTTTAACAGCCAGCTTAGCTTTGACAATATTGAAGCTACTTTTATCTATGGTCTGGATGCCCTTAACGATGTTACTTCGCAACCACTGGTGGATGGCCGGGTGTGGGTTCCGGAAATGGACATGAATAATGTGGCCGGCTTTGTGCAGTCAAAGTGGGTTTACCATGAGGATCTGATTATCAAGGCCGGGGTTCGTCGTGAAAGCATCAGCCTTGAAGTGGATAACTATGACACCTTACGCCTTTGCCGACAGGAAAATCAGTGTTCTGTGCCTGTTGCCGTGACCGGTGGAGAACTGGATTATGATGCCACCACCTATAATGTGGCGGTTAAATACCAGCTTAATCCGGCCTTCCACCCATTTATCAGCTATTCACAGGGTGCGGATATTTCGGATACCGGCCGTTTGTTACGCTCAGCCACGGTCACCGATATTGCCGATATACGCACCGAAGCTTCGATTATCGATAACTATGAGATTGGTTTTACCTCGCAGATGTCTGAGGCGGTACGTCTTGAAGTAGCGGCCTATCGCAGTACTTCAGAACTGGGCACATCTACCCGGTTTGATCCCACTACCGGTGTGTATTTACCGGTACGGGCCCCGCAGGAGATCTGGGGTTACGAGAGTATTATCAACTACCGTGTGTCGCCGACTTTAGACTTAAGTGCGACCTACAGTTATGTTGAAGGCAAGGACACCCAGGAAGATGTTTACCTGGGTGGCCGCACCGTGAACCCTCCTAAAGCCACACTGATTGCAAACTGGCGCCCCACCGATACGGCAAATTTAACCCTGGAATATTTGTATGTGGGCAGCCGCGATCGGTTTAATGCAGATGAAAACGGGGCTTACAGCACCGACCAGGCGCCGGTAAGCAGTTATAATGTGGTAAATGTCAGCGGCAATTACGCGTTTTCGTCTCAGTGGCAGGGCTTTTTAGGCGTGCAAAATCTGTTAAATGAAGATTATTTCCCGGCCCGGGCTCAGGCCTATACCTATGGCGGCTACCGGGTGAAAGGGTTAGGTACCACCGTTAATGTGGGGGTCACCTACCAGTTTTAG
- a CDS encoding PepSY-associated TM helix domain-containing protein, translating to MHLWIGLITALFVLILSVTGAMLIYAKDIQTIINPQYWTVAEQSSRLPISTLLENVEATSGQTVTVVSTEPEYRDRAWQLRLDNGEYVSVDPYTGEILLTYAFEEHLYGFTMSVHRWLLYRDTDNRTSLRNWVSVVALLFIFEVLFGFYLWVKPKKRLKRLKINTRAKTKILLYQLHTVLGVFLFLPLLLIAFSGIAFNWKAPTAAVVSALSPGQIEARPPVAEFTPGQQLAINRAIENGLRALPQATLFRIYMPASPGEALKLRVQMPGETHAYSWIWMNPFTAQVLQTFDASAASAATQVWNFKYKFHIGGFAGPIVEALWLIMALSPCFFVISGIYFWQHRRKSKPVPKFRAPKNAIDNHSL from the coding sequence ATGCATTTATGGATTGGATTGATCACGGCGCTGTTCGTGTTAATACTGAGTGTTACCGGCGCGATGTTGATTTACGCAAAAGATATTCAGACCATCATCAATCCCCAGTACTGGACGGTTGCAGAGCAATCTTCCAGGTTGCCAATCTCCACCCTGCTTGAGAATGTAGAAGCCACTTCCGGACAGACGGTTACCGTTGTGAGCACCGAACCTGAATACCGCGACCGGGCCTGGCAGTTGCGCCTGGACAATGGTGAGTATGTTAGTGTGGATCCGTATACGGGTGAAATTTTGCTGACCTATGCTTTCGAGGAGCATCTATACGGCTTCACCATGTCGGTACATCGCTGGCTGTTGTATCGGGATACTGACAATCGCACCAGCCTGCGTAATTGGGTCAGTGTGGTCGCGCTGTTGTTTATTTTCGAAGTGCTATTCGGGTTTTATTTATGGGTGAAACCCAAAAAGCGTCTGAAGCGGCTTAAAATCAACACCCGGGCCAAAACTAAAATTTTGCTTTATCAGCTGCATACTGTGCTGGGTGTTTTTCTGTTTTTGCCACTGTTGCTTATCGCCTTTTCTGGTATTGCGTTTAACTGGAAAGCCCCTACCGCAGCGGTGGTCAGCGCCTTGTCGCCAGGCCAGATTGAGGCCCGGCCGCCGGTAGCGGAGTTCACCCCAGGCCAGCAACTAGCTATCAATCGTGCCATTGAAAATGGACTTCGGGCCTTACCTCAGGCGACATTGTTCAGAATCTATATGCCCGCCTCCCCCGGTGAGGCTCTGAAACTGCGGGTGCAGATGCCGGGCGAAACTCACGCCTACAGCTGGATATGGATGAATCCTTTCACCGCGCAGGTATTACAAACCTTTGATGCGTCGGCGGCATCGGCTGCGACACAAGTCTGGAATTTTAAATACAAATTCCATATTGGCGGTTTTGCCGGTCCTATTGTTGAAGCCCTATGGCTGATTATGGCCCTGTCACCATGCTTTTTTGTAATATCCGGCATTTATTTCTGGCAACACCGCCGAAAAAGCAAGCCTGTGCCAAAATTTCGCGCCCCCAAAAACGCAATTGATAATCATTCTCTTTAA
- the sstT gene encoding serine/threonine transporter SstT, which yields MSSNVFSTMVRRYMNGNIVLQIVIGLICGIVLAVVSPEAARSAGLVGEIFVKALKAIAPLLVFILVMASIANHQKARETHIKPVLVLYMVGTLIAATTAVIFSFLFPTELNLVAAEVSQTAPEGVGEVLNTLIFNMVDNPVNALVTANYIGLLTWAVGLGFGLRHGSDTTKNVLQNMADSVTFVVTIVVRMAPIGIFGLVTSTVATTGFDALLGYSHLLMVLIGAMLFIALVTNPILVFILTRSNPYPLVFKCLKESGITAFFTRSSAANIPVNMSLCQRLKLDEDTYSVSIPLGATINMGGAAITITVLTLAAVNTLDIPVDFATAILLSVIAAVSACGSSGVAGGSLLLIPLACSLFNIPNDIAMQVVAVGFILGVLQDSAETALNSSTDVLFTAAACRRAERK from the coding sequence ATGAGCTCAAATGTATTTTCGACGATGGTGCGGCGCTACATGAACGGCAACATCGTGCTTCAAATTGTTATCGGCCTGATCTGTGGCATTGTGCTGGCGGTGGTATCGCCAGAAGCAGCGCGTTCTGCTGGATTGGTTGGCGAAATTTTTGTTAAAGCCTTAAAAGCCATCGCGCCGTTGTTGGTTTTTATTCTGGTGATGGCCTCTATTGCTAATCATCAAAAAGCCCGGGAAACCCACATAAAACCGGTCCTTGTGTTGTACATGGTGGGGACCCTGATAGCCGCCACCACCGCCGTAATTTTCAGTTTTTTGTTCCCCACCGAATTAAACCTTGTGGCAGCCGAGGTCAGTCAGACCGCGCCGGAAGGCGTGGGCGAAGTATTGAATACTTTGATATTCAATATGGTTGATAATCCGGTCAATGCACTGGTGACTGCGAATTACATTGGCTTACTTACCTGGGCCGTAGGGCTGGGTTTTGGCTTACGCCATGGCTCTGATACCACCAAAAATGTGCTACAAAATATGGCCGACAGCGTGACTTTTGTGGTTACCATTGTGGTGCGCATGGCTCCGATAGGAATCTTTGGCCTGGTGACCAGTACCGTAGCAACTACCGGCTTTGATGCTTTATTAGGTTATTCACATCTGTTGATGGTACTTATTGGCGCCATGCTGTTTATTGCGCTGGTTACCAACCCTATTTTGGTTTTCATCCTTACCCGCAGCAACCCTTATCCACTGGTTTTCAAATGTTTGAAAGAAAGTGGCATCACGGCGTTCTTTACTCGCAGCTCAGCCGCCAATATCCCGGTTAATATGAGCTTGTGTCAGCGCCTGAAACTGGATGAAGATACCTATTCTGTGTCCATCCCTTTAGGAGCGACCATCAATATGGGCGGCGCGGCAATTACCATTACCGTACTGACGCTGGCCGCAGTAAACACCCTTGATATTCCGGTAGATTTTGCCACCGCTATCTTGCTGAGCGTGATTGCGGCAGTCTCTGCCTGTGGAAGTTCTGGCGTGGCCGGGGGCTCGCTTTTGCTTATACCGCTGGCCTGCAGCCTGTTCAATATTCCCAATGACATCGCCATGCAGGTGGTAGCGGTGGGCTTTATTTTAGGAGTACTTCAGGACTCTGCAGAAACGGCGCTAAATAGCTCCACAGATGTGTTGTTCACCGCAGCGGCCTGTCGCCGGGCAGAGCGCAAATAG
- a CDS encoding cysteine hydrolase family protein — protein sequence MNKPADFPDKSKVVLIIIDMINDLEFEDGEKMLSPALAAAHNIRKFKSQLRDKTIPTIYVNDNFGKWRSDFRQLVKHVLEDDVRGEEVARLLHPDDEDYFVIKARHSGFFGTTLEILLQHMGAQTLILAGLTADMCVQFTAQDAHMRQYELIVPPDLVLCADEDTKQTALSQIAATCKAITPFSYDINLEEYL from the coding sequence ATGAATAAGCCTGCTGATTTTCCGGATAAAAGTAAAGTGGTGTTAATCATTATCGACATGATCAATGATTTGGAGTTTGAGGATGGCGAGAAGATGCTGTCGCCCGCGCTGGCAGCGGCTCACAACATCAGAAAGTTCAAATCCCAGCTTCGCGACAAAACCATTCCTACTATTTATGTTAATGACAATTTCGGTAAGTGGCGCTCTGATTTTCGTCAGTTAGTGAAACATGTATTGGAAGATGATGTGCGTGGGGAAGAAGTTGCCAGACTCTTGCATCCGGACGACGAAGATTATTTTGTCATAAAAGCGCGTCATTCAGGGTTCTTTGGTACCACTCTGGAAATATTACTACAGCATATGGGCGCACAGACATTGATACTGGCAGGCCTTACCGCCGACATGTGTGTGCAGTTTACGGCGCAGGATGCTCACATGCGTCAATACGAGCTCATTGTTCCGCCAGATTTGGTTTTGTGTGCTGATGAAGACACTAAGCAAACCGCGCTTTCTCAGATAGCTGCAACATGCAAAGCCATCACGCCTTTTTCTTACGATATTAACCTGGAAGAATATCTGTGA
- a CDS encoding NAD(+) synthase yields the protein MNKNQSFNNIYTHGFARVAVCIPEVKVADPAYNSDQIIELAERAASENAAVCLFPELCVSAYSCGDLFHQDALLDACEEALDKIKSASKSLRPLLLVGAPLQVEGALYNCALAIHNGHILGSVPKTFLPNYREFYEKRQFASGRDCLLNEIELLGEQVPFGADLIYNAVDVKHLRIHSEICEDLWTPIPPSTYAALAGATLLTNLSASNITVDKARYRRDLCARQSGACISAYLYAAAGPGESTTDLAWDGHGLIFENDKLLKEAGRFTPEADLLLADIDLERLSQDRMRLTSFHDSVSMHREQVAKVRRIDFTLNPVEASLPLLREADRFPFVPSDSGDLDTRCYETYNIQIHGLKKRLTSSGFTKLVVGVSGGLDSTHALIVAAKTMDRMDLPRANILAYTLPAYATSSKTKSNAHILMESLGVTAKEIDIEPSCDQMLKDIEHPYARGEEVYDVNFENVQAGERTSHLFRLAQQNHALVLGTGDLSEIGLGWMTYGVGDHMSHYNVNSSVPKTLVQHLIRWIADQDEFESDTRKVLVDIVDTEISPELVPGEEDGEQPSQKTEDKIGPYELQDFNLYWITRYGVRPSKVAFLAYNAWHDVSKGRWPSTVPEESRNEYTLKDIKHWLEVYCYRFFKISQFKRSALPDGPKVGSGGSLSPRGDWRAPSDAEAEVWLQEIKNIPSEL from the coding sequence GTGAACAAAAATCAATCGTTTAATAATATCTATACTCATGGCTTCGCCCGGGTAGCAGTATGTATACCGGAAGTAAAAGTCGCCGATCCAGCTTACAATAGTGACCAAATTATTGAGCTTGCGGAACGAGCCGCCTCTGAAAATGCCGCGGTATGCCTGTTTCCTGAGTTATGCGTCAGTGCTTATTCATGCGGAGATTTGTTTCATCAGGATGCTTTGCTGGATGCCTGTGAGGAGGCTCTGGATAAAATAAAGTCCGCCTCAAAGTCGTTACGCCCATTACTGTTAGTAGGCGCGCCGTTGCAGGTGGAGGGGGCGCTTTATAACTGTGCGCTGGCCATACATAACGGCCATATTTTGGGGAGTGTGCCCAAGACCTTCCTGCCAAATTATCGAGAATTTTATGAAAAGCGACAGTTTGCTTCGGGACGTGACTGTCTGCTTAACGAAATTGAGCTGCTGGGTGAACAAGTCCCGTTTGGTGCTGATCTTATTTATAACGCTGTTGATGTAAAACATCTGCGTATCCATAGCGAGATCTGTGAAGATCTATGGACACCCATCCCTCCAAGCACCTATGCAGCCCTTGCCGGAGCTACTTTGCTGACAAACCTGTCGGCCAGTAATATCACGGTCGACAAAGCTCGTTATCGCAGAGACTTATGCGCTCGCCAGTCCGGTGCCTGTATTTCTGCTTATCTGTATGCCGCGGCGGGCCCGGGAGAGTCCACTACCGATCTTGCCTGGGATGGCCATGGATTAATTTTTGAAAATGATAAATTACTGAAAGAAGCGGGCAGATTTACCCCGGAAGCTGATTTGCTGCTTGCCGATATCGATCTGGAACGGTTAAGTCAGGATCGCATGCGCTTAACCAGCTTTCATGACTCGGTTAGTATGCATCGCGAGCAGGTAGCTAAAGTTCGTCGTATTGATTTTACCTTAAATCCTGTTGAAGCCAGTTTGCCGTTGTTACGCGAGGCTGACCGTTTCCCCTTTGTTCCCTCTGATAGCGGCGACTTGGATACGCGTTGCTATGAGACTTACAATATCCAGATACACGGCTTAAAGAAACGGCTTACCTCCTCCGGCTTTACCAAATTGGTGGTGGGTGTCTCCGGTGGACTGGACTCTACCCATGCATTAATTGTGGCTGCCAAGACCATGGACCGGATGGACTTACCGCGCGCCAATATTCTGGCTTATACACTGCCGGCCTATGCAACCAGCAGCAAAACAAAAAGCAATGCGCACATTCTGATGGAAAGTTTGGGTGTTACTGCCAAAGAAATTGATATCGAACCTTCCTGCGACCAGATGCTTAAAGATATTGAACATCCTTATGCCCGAGGTGAAGAAGTTTATGATGTGAATTTTGAAAATGTGCAGGCCGGCGAGCGTACTTCGCATTTGTTCAGGCTGGCACAGCAAAACCATGCGCTGGTATTGGGCACGGGCGATTTGTCTGAAATCGGTCTGGGGTGGATGACCTATGGTGTCGGCGATCATATGTCTCACTATAATGTGAATAGTAGCGTACCCAAAACCCTGGTCCAGCATCTTATTCGCTGGATAGCCGACCAGGATGAATTCGAATCGGATACCCGTAAAGTTCTGGTGGATATTGTAGATACCGAAATTTCACCCGAATTGGTGCCGGGTGAAGAAGATGGTGAGCAACCTTCTCAGAAAACCGAAGACAAAATAGGCCCTTACGAATTGCAGGACTTCAATTTGTACTGGATTACCCGTTATGGCGTTCGACCATCGAAGGTGGCGTTTCTTGCGTACAATGCATGGCATGATGTGAGCAAGGGCAGGTGGCCTAGCACTGTTCCCGAAGAAAGCCGAAATGAATATACACTAAAAGATATAAAGCACTGGCTGGAAGTTTATTGTTATCGGTTCTTCAAAATCAGTCAGTTTAAGCGGTCGGCATTACCTGACGGGCCCAAGGTCGGGTCAGGCGGTTCGTTGTCGCCGCGTGGTGATTGGCGGGCTCCAAGTGATGCCGAAGCAGAAGTATGGTTGCAAGAAATTAAAAATATACCTTCCGAATTATAA
- a CDS encoding polyphosphate kinase 2 family protein: protein MNWSKKFRVKPGATVKLNQIDASYTEPYDCGEQSVSELTASNEQISASQYQMYAEHKRSLLICLQGRDASGKDGVINHVFAAMNPQGCNVHSFKVPSHRESEHDFLWRYHQATPRQGYVAIFNRSHYEEVLVVRVHNLVSKKLWTSRYQQINEFERLLHANGTHILKFYLHIDKSEQLARFKRRLEDPNRHWKISESDYTERDHWSAYTNAFEEALMRCSTAHAPWFIIPANHKWFRDLAVSNIVRETLQAMNMQFPAPTVDIEELRKRYHQAL from the coding sequence ATGAATTGGTCTAAAAAGTTCAGGGTCAAACCTGGGGCGACGGTCAAACTAAATCAAATTGATGCCAGCTATACAGAGCCATACGATTGCGGTGAGCAGTCAGTTAGCGAACTGACTGCATCTAATGAGCAGATTTCCGCGTCTCAGTACCAGATGTATGCCGAACATAAGCGGTCTTTGCTGATATGCTTGCAGGGGAGGGACGCTTCAGGCAAAGATGGCGTTATCAACCATGTGTTTGCGGCAATGAACCCGCAAGGGTGCAATGTGCATAGTTTTAAAGTGCCCTCGCACCGGGAAAGTGAGCACGACTTTTTATGGCGCTATCACCAAGCGACCCCCAGACAGGGCTATGTGGCCATTTTTAATCGCTCCCATTATGAGGAAGTGCTGGTGGTGCGTGTTCATAATTTAGTCTCAAAAAAATTATGGACCTCGCGCTATCAACAAATTAACGAGTTTGAGCGTCTACTCCATGCCAATGGCACGCATATTCTTAAGTTTTATCTGCACATCGACAAGTCAGAGCAACTGGCCCGTTTCAAGCGGCGCCTGGAGGATCCGAACCGGCACTGGAAGATCAGTGAAAGCGACTACACTGAGCGGGACCATTGGTCAGCCTATACCAACGCATTTGAAGAGGCGTTAATGCGTTGTAGCACAGCACACGCGCCTTGGTTTATTATTCCGGCGAATCATAAGTGGTTTCGCGATCTGGCCGTGTCGAATATCGTCAGAGAAACCCTGCAGGCCATGAATATGCAGTTTCCTGCTCCCACGGTGGATATTGAGGAGTTACGAAAGAGGTATCATCAGGCACTCTGA
- a CDS encoding DUF6314 family protein, which translates to MPGLKDFAGAWRLNRTIVQRNGETFVFEGAANFTWHEQRLKYKEVGLVMAPNGKKLPAERTYFWQAGSGGQIDVLFDDNRYFHSFSSLVPHAEHLCGKDDYKVDYVFRRWPIWESEWQVTGPRKDYAMRSRYEPD; encoded by the coding sequence ATGCCAGGGCTTAAGGACTTTGCCGGGGCGTGGCGTCTGAATCGGACCATTGTGCAGCGTAATGGTGAAACGTTTGTATTTGAAGGCGCGGCTAACTTCACCTGGCACGAGCAAAGGCTGAAGTACAAAGAAGTGGGACTGGTGATGGCGCCCAACGGTAAAAAGTTACCGGCGGAGCGAACCTACTTTTGGCAAGCGGGAAGCGGTGGTCAAATTGATGTGTTGTTTGACGACAACCGATATTTTCATAGTTTTTCTAGCCTGGTGCCCCATGCAGAGCATCTTTGTGGCAAAGACGACTATAAAGTCGACTATGTCTTTAGGCGCTGGCCGATATGGGAGTCTGAATGGCAGGTCACCGGTCCCAGAAAAGACTACGCAATGCGCAGCCGTTATGAGCCGGATTAA
- a CDS encoding DMT family transporter: MIQLVAVTVLWAFSFSLIGEYLAGSVDSYFAVLTRVLLASLVFLPFLNFSLLSTAQKFMLAALGAIQLGLMYIFFYHSFLYLSVPEVLLFTIMTPLYVAILNDALFRRFTPFHLLCAGIAMTGAMIIRFEEVSAHFWTGFFIVQGANLCFALGQVGYRKLTSTFPSPVSHHHVFGWFYLGALAVAVPAFFLFGNSAQLPENYLQWGVLLWLGVVASGLGYFFWNQGALKVSAGTLAIMNNALIPAGLVVNLVLWQKDTDMVRLLLGGGIIAAALWLSHHRRNTKTKELVQ, encoded by the coding sequence GTGATTCAACTGGTAGCTGTTACCGTACTATGGGCATTTTCATTTTCGCTTATCGGAGAGTATCTGGCGGGCAGTGTCGATAGCTATTTTGCGGTGCTTACCCGGGTGTTACTTGCTTCCTTGGTGTTTCTGCCTTTCCTGAACTTCTCGCTGCTTTCCACCGCACAAAAATTCATGCTGGCGGCTTTAGGAGCGATACAGCTGGGTCTGATGTACATCTTCTTCTATCATTCTTTTTTATATTTGTCGGTACCCGAAGTACTTTTATTCACCATCATGACGCCGCTGTATGTAGCCATACTGAATGATGCTCTATTTCGCCGGTTTACCCCCTTTCATCTTCTGTGTGCAGGTATTGCTATGACAGGGGCAATGATTATTAGATTTGAGGAAGTAAGCGCTCACTTTTGGACCGGATTTTTCATCGTTCAGGGAGCTAATCTCTGTTTTGCGCTGGGCCAGGTGGGTTACCGAAAACTAACCTCCACTTTTCCATCGCCAGTGTCGCATCATCATGTATTTGGTTGGTTCTACCTGGGCGCCCTGGCGGTCGCCGTACCGGCCTTTTTCCTGTTTGGCAATAGCGCTCAGCTTCCCGAAAATTACCTGCAATGGGGCGTGCTTTTGTGGTTGGGGGTGGTGGCTTCGGGCTTGGGATACTTTTTCTGGAACCAGGGCGCGCTAAAAGTATCGGCAGGCACCCTGGCTATTATGAACAATGCACTGATCCCCGCCGGGCTGGTGGTCAATCTTGTGCTTTGGCAAAAAGACACCGATATGGTGCGGCTGCTATTGGGCGGTGGCATTATCGCTGCAGCGTTATGGCTATCTCATCATCGACGTAACACCAAGACAAAGGAGCTAGTTCAGTAA
- a CDS encoding ADP-ribosylglycohydrolase family protein, translating into MGDILRERVVAALKNAFIADALAMPVHWFYNPADILKVFPNGIRHFEDAPSFHPSSIMSLHATTQGGRARDSAPSEKYIVGDVILKGKQQFWSGANQHYHQGMKAGENTLNAQCARVLLRALSHRYDRDTFLQNYISFMCADPPLHPDTYAESYHRGFFANLVAGKPAHLCGAVTHDTPSVGGLVSITPLALIEALHGAGLEQLQQITRRHLLLTHPSEALATVSDFYVELLFRLLHRDEQSPSQILQDIALRSANLSLKKLIAKQRSDIEVVGHHYSSACYISNAWPSVLYFAYRYSEDGKKALLANTNVGGDNVHRGFVLGAIMGLIEQTSPASLFEHLTEANTIEQEIIAACDNRFKQTD; encoded by the coding sequence AAGTGTTCCCTAACGGCATCCGGCATTTTGAGGATGCACCATCGTTTCATCCATCTTCAATCATGTCACTACACGCCACCACTCAGGGAGGCCGCGCCAGAGATTCCGCGCCTTCTGAAAAATACATTGTCGGCGACGTGATTTTGAAAGGCAAACAGCAGTTTTGGAGCGGCGCCAATCAGCATTACCACCAGGGCATGAAAGCCGGTGAGAATACGCTTAATGCGCAGTGCGCCAGAGTATTGCTGCGCGCTCTGTCACATCGGTATGACCGCGACACCTTTTTACAAAACTATATAAGCTTTATGTGCGCGGATCCGCCGTTGCATCCAGATACCTATGCTGAGTCCTATCACCGTGGCTTTTTTGCCAACCTGGTCGCAGGCAAACCCGCCCATCTGTGTGGTGCGGTAACCCATGACACCCCCTCAGTGGGCGGATTGGTGAGTATCACCCCGCTGGCACTGATTGAAGCTCTTCACGGAGCCGGTCTCGAGCAGCTCCAGCAAATCACAAGAAGGCATCTATTGCTCACCCACCCTAGTGAGGCGCTAGCCACTGTGAGCGATTTTTATGTCGAGTTGTTGTTTCGTTTATTACACCGGGACGAACAATCGCCTTCGCAAATACTGCAAGATATCGCATTGCGCTCCGCGAATCTGTCGCTGAAAAAACTCATAGCTAAACAAAGAAGCGATATTGAAGTGGTGGGGCATCACTATTCCTCTGCCTGCTATATTTCAAATGCGTGGCCGAGCGTGTTGTATTTTGCTTATCGCTATAGCGAGGATGGTAAAAAGGCATTGCTGGCCAACACCAATGTTGGTGGGGATAACGTACATCGAGGGTTTGTCCTGGGCGCCATAATGGGGCTGATAGAGCAGACCTCCCCCGCCTCGTTGTTTGAGCATTTGACCGAAGCAAACACCATTGAGCAGGAAATTATTGCTGCTTGTGATAACAGATTTAAACAGACCGATTAG